In one Rhopalosiphum padi isolate XX-2018 chromosome 3, ASM2088224v1, whole genome shotgun sequence genomic region, the following are encoded:
- the LOC132926629 gene encoding uncharacterized protein LOC132926629, giving the protein MAFNIHISGPKVIMHNKTIAEMFVDQLNNNEGLFGIDCSTGKEYGYPNLKKDVLAMATAFKKHDFGHGDVVMITDYGSYEAQVVLLAGILIGATIAALDHNLRKSVLIALIDESKPSVLFCNTLSISTITDVLNNITHQPILKISTMVRDGFTTYSSIVVAAEEILYVRPIKSKNPIGPCAIIYSSGTTGTPKGIYLSDDAMKSALISFKQSLMEEPIENKFMITSPIFWYTGILLMMLGIHFGKPRLFFSTKSTTEQILGSIEKFKPTFMMTGVATINEMMSCQMANGHKFNIQSLRTCVVGGSSMRADLQKTVVNNLLQGRIPIKQGYGASEQGIIAVWSMDSDIDTVRDGSVGRPAAGIKIKVVSLETGECVGPNTEGEIRIKSVSNMMGYVNDMKKTICSYDEDGWFRSGDIGYYTDDCCLFIVGRIKEMMTYKDQRIAPIDIETVLLSHPAVLDAGVTGKYSIHGDLLIGVVKVKSGQNVAPDVLVSYVNDRVKDYERLRGGIIFVDDVPRSPAGKLKREELLKLVQ; this is encoded by the exons ATGGCATTCAATATACACATATCTGGACCAAAAGTGATTatgcataataaaacaatagcaGAAATGTTCGTGGATCAATTGAATAACAACGAAGGTCTTTTTGGT ATCGACTGTTCTACCGGTAAAGAGTACGGTTATCCAAATTTGAAAAAAGACGTTTTGGCAATGGCTACTGcatttaaaaaacatgattttggacACGGAGACGTCGTGATGATTACGGACTATGGCTCGTACGAAGCGCAAGTAGTTCTGTTAGCTGGGATTTTGATCGGAGCAACTATAGCTGCGTTGGATCACAACTTAAGAAAAA GTGTCTTGATAGCGCTCATTGACGAGTCCAAGCCAAgcgtattattttgtaatacacttagtataagtacaataacagatgttttaaataatattacgcatCAACCGATACTGAAGATTTCTACCATGGTTCGTGACGGCTTTACTACATATTCGAGTATCGTTGTTGCGGCGGAAGAAATTTTGTACGTCCGTccgataaaatcaaaaaatccaaTAGGTCCATGTGCTATTATATATTCGAGTGGTACTACAGGAACCCCGAAAGGAATTTATTTGTCTGATGACGCCATGAAATCAGCTTTAATATCATTCAAGCA gTCATTAATGGAAGAacctattgaaaataaatttatgatcaCTTCTCCTATATTTTGGTACACgggaattttattaatgatgcTCGGTATTCATTTTGGCAAACCAAGACTATTTTTCTCGACAAAATCAACCACTGAACAAATACTTGGTtcaatagaaaaatttaaa CCAACATTTATGATGACTGGTGTAGCTACAATCAATGAAATGATGTCCTGTCAAATGGCAAATGGCCACAAGTTTAATATACAGAGTTTAAGGACATGCGTAGTTGGTGGATCTTCGATGCGAGCAGATCTACAAAAGACAGTAGTAAACAATTTACTACAGGGAAGGATACCGATTAAACAAGGGTACGGTGCATCTGAACAAGGTATTATAGCGGTTTGGTCGATGGATTCGGATATAGATACCGTCAGAGACGGATCTGTCGGGAGACCAGCAGCTGGTATTAAAATCAAA GTCGTTAGCTTGGAAACTGGCGAATGTGTTGGCCCAAATACTGAAGGCGAAATTCGTATTAAATCGGTGTCCAACATGATGGGATATGTCAATGACATGAAAAAAACGATTTGTTCGTACGACGAGGACGGTTGGTTCAGGAGCGGTGATATTGGATACTATACGGACGATTGCTGTTTGTTCATTGTCGGTCGGATTAAAGAGATGATGACTTACAAAGACCAGAGG ATCGCTCCAATCGACATAGAAACCGTTTTGTTAAGTCATCCTGCCGTACTCGATGCCGGAGTGACGGGAAAATACAGTATTCACGGAGATTTGTTGATAGGAGTTGTCAAAGTCAAATCTGGTCAAAATGTCGCACCCGACGTACTCGTATCGTATGTCAATG atagAGTGAAAGACTACGAGAGACTGCGTGGCGGTATTATATTCGTAGACGACGTGCCTAGATCTCCAGCCGGTAAATTGAAACGAGAAGAACTTCTTAAGCtcgtacaataa